The region CATCCCATCATATTCCCCCAGACAAGGATCCGGTTCATGTGGGGCGCATTCACCCAGACGAGGAAACGGTTCATCTAAGGCGTATTTATTGCCAGTGATCTCCCCCAGGTTATGCGGATTCAAAAGCATCAGATTCCTGTCAGATTCCCTTGGGAAGGTAAGTGCAGACATTGATTAGATTGATTCCGCTACATGTGACGCGAATTCAGTTCAAAAGTTTTTACACGGGATCCGCGTCATATGACACGAATTCTATTCCACTAATCCGCGTAGCATGAAGCGTATCCAGCTCCTTGCCACGCAAGCTCCAAGCTGTTAAGATTCACACCATTCCTGTAAATACcattttttcccctttttggtaattttttttgttcgcattattcatatttttttttcgggCATTGCCGCAGTTCCTAATAAGTGTGGTATGAGTGACTTCTTTGTCTTATGCTCAATTGAACCGATGGCGGATACCCTTTATTATTTGTGTGATTGCCCACGTGCGCATAGGGTGTTTAGTTACATTCCTCGAAAATAGATTCAATGATCGTTTGGTACGCTATATTAAACTTGATAGTGAGTCTCTTTGTTTTCCAGCAAACTTTGTTTCTCTCctcaaaaattaattttcagaACATCAgaaaatatttcggaaactagTTTCTGGAATCCTTATGTCTTCAATATAGGAGAGAGAATGATATGATGGTGAAAATTCTTAGCAGAAATTGAAGAGGATGGTGAGAATAGGTGTGGCGGCCGTGAGAAAGGGAAGTCCCTAAACTCTCTCATGCTGAGTTCCAAGTTTGGTCCATACCTCCATAACTCCATTAACTTGGAAGAGACTAGAGAGGGACACGGGTTGTTGGATTGTTGGCAGACACGCTGGGCATGGTCCATACCTCATATATCGGTTGTATAAAAGTCAACTAAAATCATTCCAAtcctaaataaattatttatttctacaattatatttttattcattaaaTTTGTATGTCGTTTTGGGACATCAATCCATCATTAACAACGTGGTCAAACACAAACACCATACATCGCACACACTATGAAAGAGATAATTGGTCCAACACAAACACAATATAAGGTTCCATGTTCTTCCtcaacatttttaaaattttttaattttatcaatAATTAGTTATGTGGATTTAACATGGCTTAatcgcacttttggtccctcacgaATGCTATATGTGCCATTggggtccctaaacttcaaaaatcCCATTATGCATCCCCAACGTTAACCTCCGttaacacttttggtccccgaGCAGTATTCCGTAAAAAAACTAACAGTTCTGAGGACAAATATGTAATTACgccaaaaaaaacttaattaaaaaataaaaagaaattttttttcttcatcttcatcaaccaaAAACTCATGCCCTGAAGTGAAAACATAGAAACTATGGCTGAATCTCCAACCTTCTCTGCCATGGGTGCCTGAACCCTTATCTCCCTCTCTCGATCTTCACCGATTGTTGATTTGAGACTGAATCAAAATAACCCACTTCATGGCtctgctggaagaaaaattgaaacttttCAATCAATACCCATTTTTTCCAATTTCTTCCATGTGTGTTTTTCTCCCAGATCTGCGGTGGTTGCGACGTTGGTTCTGGTTGAgggaaggagatggtggtgcGATGGAAACGATGTGGCAGCGGTGTGGCCATGGAATGGAGAGGAGATGTGGTGATCAATTTCTAGCAGAGGCGGTTGATGTGTGTTGATGAAAATTGGGGAAACAATTTCACTCACCCGCACTCACACTCTGAATTCCTCGTCTCTTAAAGCTCTCTTTGCCTCATTACTCTTCCTCTGTAGAGCCACATTCTGAATTCCTCGTCTCTTAAAGTTCTCTCTTCCTATGTATAGCCACATTCTTTTGTTTTACGGAAAGAACAAATAAATTTATTGGCTTGAATCAAAATTATGACTTGAATCTCTGCATCATGTCTTTTGTATTTCTGCAGTAGTGTTTCATGTATGTTTGTAttgcattctctctctctctatgtgAATGGAATTGATCTTGTGGTTGGGTTGTCAGCTCAGCTGTGTAGCTTGATTTAGCTAATTAGATTTTCAAACATAACAATTATACACCAGCAATATGTTCTTCGAAGGGATGCACATAACATATGATCCACAACCCAGGCTTGATTCTATGGGTTTTATCACTTTTTTTCCCTTCTAATCTAGTCctattataattttcttttctttttttctttattatatCACATTAATTACTTGATGTGTGTTGATGAAGATTggggaaaaataatttttctgggtttgaagatgatgaagatgataaaggaagaatatgaagatcaagggttttctggatttttttttgtttaattgcatttttggtccccaaaAGCCAAAACCGTTAGTTTTTTGACGGAATGTTGTTCGGGGACCAAAAGTATTAACAGAGGTTAACGTTGGGGATGCATAATGAGATAATGAgatttttgaagtttagggaccccAATGGCACATATagcattcgtgggggaccaaaagtgcgatTTAGCCATTTAACATATATACACTTTCACCATAAAATCTCTTTATATAGACATCTTATAATAGGTCGTCAcatcaaaaataaactttcaatttaattaaaataaaaatatgtacaTGTTATGATGGGATGTAAGCGTACAATGCATCAACATACTTGTACAATTATTAATGAAACCTGCTATATAACCTCCATGTTCACTTACAACATACTAAACAGTATTTCAATGTTTATTTGCTAgcagttatttatttattcttataGACATCAGCAGTATGATTTCACACACATAATAAATGATTGTGAATGTGAAACATACCTGAGAACATCCCCTAAGACTGTGGAGCACTCAACAAGTAAACAACAAGAATTGACCATGGCATTTGGCAATAGCCTAATCATATCACAGCAATGCGATAGGGTCAATGTGTTCACACAACTTAAATCCGTACAACAACCCTCTTGAAGAAGCTTGCAAAGTGTTAACATCCAAATATATCAAGTGTGTATGAAGTATGAAACATATGGAAATGCCAATATGCTAAAGACACAATTCATAAAGCTCAGACAATGCTCAGAagttcaaaataaataattgattAAATTTCTTCCTCCAACAAGAAATAGGTACACAAAATTAAGTCATTGCCAATGACAATTCCATCCTAATCCAGGACGTGCAATCAAACATTTGAAGAtaataggaacaaaaaattaAGACATCAACAATCTATATCAATTTCCTATACTTTCTTCCTTTCACTCAACTCAACTGAAAGATATGTGGTAGTATAACTCAATATATTGTCCCTATTTATATATCTGTTAAGGCTTGAGCAAGAGTGAGAAACCAAACTTGGGATTCTTTTCCAAAGCCTTTGTTTCAAAGGCGCCAGAGATTGTCAAGAATGACTTGTGTGTAAGTTCATGCTGCAACAAGGCCCCAAGATTGCCATGGTTGTTCAGCTTTGCCTTCACAACTGTCTGAGAATCAACCACATATGAACATCCAACTGTTAACGTGTTGTCATTTTTAGAGAATCCTCTGCTAATCTCTCCCACAATAGCTCCCCCATTCAATCTTTCTAGCTCCCGCAAGTACGACACCTTCATAGAGTCTCCCTTATCAGCTCTGCATAAATGAAAAGGAAATGCTTATATACCAAACATATATTTGCTGTATCAACACTGCACGCTAATTTATCTCCTGAGAAAGTGTAGAATGTGTATCTAACTCTCAACACAATCAATACAAGTAACAGTTATTCAATAACTTCAAGACTAGATGTCAAAACACACATTCACAAAAAAGCATCTAAAACTGTTTACAGAAAAAACTTTCTAGTAAAACGATGGGATTTGttccaaaaaaaatatgatCAGTGTGTGGCTTTGCAAATATGCATTCCATAAGCCCATTTAACATTTGACAGCTAAAAATACCTCAATTACTTACAGAATAACTGAAGCATTGGAACTTGGCATTTGGAAGCATAAGCCAGCATTGTACTTTGTAAACTTGCCAGCACTTGTGGAGTAGCTGGTTTCAGCTCCAAAAGCAATGCTGGGAGTGCCAATAGTCGCAGAAAAATCGACATCAGGGGATCGGTTCAAACCAACAGCACCAGTTAAAGCCACATGATGATGAAGATACTGAACCGCAATctgcataaaaaaaaaaatacaatcctCAACAATCTAAAATCCTACTATATTTCTGTCCAATCTTACATCCCAAAAATCTGTACCTTGCCGGAGTCATAATAAGGTAGTCGTATAGAAGCAACGGTTTTTGTTGAAGGCACAACATTGGCTATAGTAAATGTGGTCAGCACCTGAAGAACAGATATGCAATGCATTACTACCAGGTTAAACAATAAAATGTGGGATTTTTCTCCGGTGGGCGCTTATAGTAGAGGGGGTTCTGTACTCTTGTGAATTGAATAGTTTTTCCCTTGATGCACCATGTCATATTCCATAAGAAACTATTGTAATTTGCAATCTAGTCATAATATTTGACAGAATAGTCTTAAGGGTACTAAAACCCTCCCCTTTGGCTAGAGAAAGAGAGGTTAGATAGATACAGTACACATACAGTTGAATCAGTGTCAAGTTTGAAATGAAGTGTCTTGTTGTTGTGCTTAAACGCCGCAGCCACAGCCCCGGAGGAGAGTCCTCTACTCTTCACCAACGTTGAGCTCAAGTTCTGAAACAAAACAAGGAATGAAATCACAAGCTGCAAATAAATAAACCTAAACACTCAATCGGAAAAGGAAGGGAACGCACGAGACCAGAGGTGGTGGAGGAAGAGATGGTTAAACTATGATCGGAGTTGTAATCTTTGTTGAGAATGTCTGCAAAAACACCACAATAATCGAATCgaattgaagagagaaaatgggagagagagtgagtgagtTACCTCTTTCTCGCTTGACGATATCGGAGAAGGGTACAGGTCCTCCTTTGCCTTTGGGTGTCATTTTTGGCTGCGGACacagagaagagaagaagaaaccaACGAGGGTGGGGGAGTGGGTTTATGTAAACCCTTTCTCTATGGATTTCATTTGACTAAAAAAtggataaaaaaattacaattgttTTGCTCTCGTTGAGAGTTGAACTCAAGACCTCCCGCTTACTAAACGGGTGCTCTAACCAACTGAGCTACGAGAGCTTGTTGCTATAGATGTTTAACATTAGCCTATTTATAACCACTGCATGTTTGACAAATGGCAAAAATAATATATGTCATGAGATGAGAGAGTACATTTTCTTAAGTCATACGTTGTACTTATAGCATCACTATGAACTTTAGAAGAGGGACTCCcttaagagagagagaaaatggtgaaaggAGCTCTGAATATTGGTTACAATCCACGGGTCAGCTCGATAAGTTGGCTAAAGGAGCTCGGTTGGAATAGTAAAATTTCAGCTTGAAAAGAATTTGGGTTAATACAACCCGACTCGTTTAATCTCCGAGTTGGCGGGTCAGCCTGCGGATAAAGcgatttttcattaaaaaatgattttgttttgtcTTAATTCAAGGTTAGTTTtatgaattattattattagatagaaaaatggaaattttcatttctttaattTGAGAATAATTTTTGTGTTTTATATATTGTTATTCTAACTATTACTTATCTCATTTCAAATCTGGCAATAATATAATTATGTTGATAAATcctgtaaattaattttttttactatattACAAATGTAacaagcttataaaaaaatgtgaaaaaaaaataattgcgTTGATAAACCTCTTACTTATGAGTTCATACAAACTTCtgtaagtatttttttataaaattttaaacacTTTCTAATCTAATTTCGCCACTTTCCAAATTTTAAATACTTATTTCACTCAACCTGCAAGACAGCCTGCCAACCTGCGAGCTCATAGCGAGCCGGGTTGGGTTCATATTTTTCGGGCTCGTCAAAACATCGAGTTGACATAATCCAACTCATTTTCAACCCATCCCGTACGGGCTGACCCGTATTGACAGCTCTACTCTCATTTGGTTTCCCAACTCAACACTAGGGTACTTTATATTGTGAACCCTAAATACaacataaaaaatttatatatatatataggctaGAGTCATAACTACCATCtaacaaataaataaacaacataTTTGTCTAGAACTCTACATGCGTTTAGTCTTGTCGAAGGATGGATCTCTTTAAGCTCAAAAAATATTCGTATACTTTCAACCTTGAAGTCAAAAACTGATTTAATTAACTTCAATCTTAAATCTTCTTTAAACTTTGGGTTGAACAATACATGTACGACACTCGACTCAACATTCCAACTCGATTGAAATTTCCAGGTCTATAGTGGCGTCTCTGCAAATCTGCGATGATGTTGTTGAACCATGAGGAacaaaatgatgatgatgatgatcaatGATGATTGCCTGATTGAAACGACGCCGATGATGAACGAAAATGATATGAGGAACAACTGCTAGGGTTTGTGAATGAGATTGTGAGCACAAAAGTAAATGAAGGAGAAAGTAAGTAACAATGTACATGGTCGATGGTGCTGCTAGGGTTACTTAGTGAAATGATATATGAAGCTCACGAATCACTCACGTGTTTGGctactaatttttttattaataattacaCATGTTCAGTTTAGTCCATCCATTTTCAAATCTTTAAACCATGAATCGATCCAATCATCTTCGATTTAATATTAGTTTGATTTGGTTTAGATCGGACAATGAAAAATTCAAACTAACTTAATTTGTTTGGTTTGGTTGTTCAATCTCGTCGGGTCAATTCAATCTGATAAACATGATTATTCAAAATAGTGAGATTAGAT is a window of Lotus japonicus ecotype B-129 chromosome 5, LjGifu_v1.2 DNA encoding:
- the LOC130718043 gene encoding mitochondrial outer membrane protein porin 2-like; translated protein: MTPKGKGGPVPFSDIVKRERDILNKDYNSDHSLTISSSTTSGLNLSSTLVKSRGLSSGAVAAAFKHNNKTLHFKLDTDSTVLTTFTIANVVPSTKTVASIRLPYYDSGKIAVQYLHHHVALTGAVGLNRSPDVDFSATIGTPSIAFGAETSYSTSAGKFTKYNAGLCFQMPSSNASVILADKGDSMKVSYLRELERLNGGAIVGEISRGFSKNDNTLTVGCSYVVDSQTVVKAKLNNHGNLGALLQHELTHKSFLTISGAFETKALEKNPKFGFSLLLKP